From a single Capsicum annuum cultivar UCD-10X-F1 chromosome 12, UCD10Xv1.1, whole genome shotgun sequence genomic region:
- the LOC107850446 gene encoding protein ALTERED PHOSPHATE STARVATION RESPONSE 1, whose amino-acid sequence MGATSSKSERSEALRLCKERKKFIKEAVDSRYALAAAHVSYVQSLKNIGIALRRYAEAEVLIESSLSTSDKTPSHSSYPSPSPSHICGDDGSPISPNVGTTRLSYMKSTGGTSVVTVKVKANSESINMCVDDVVDFSTPLPPPPPPPHSGSWDYFEPDDNESFRFVTHSTAKQLNFDDNDGGGGNNGIQEQEEFSTSKSETWSNGRRGKSGFQDSSSVMVDGEAKDMGSELKANCSSVGTMTGKSTLKVSGSKGDKSLVVDEREDPSEFITHRAKDFLSSIKDIEHRFFRASESGKEISRMLEASKIRVGYSEAKGKSSVSAYLSSMGSVCCRRVGENMSDEADHVTKVIIWKRTASSRSSSSRNPLNSKDDNDDSGSDFVEDFCMIAGSHSSTLDRVYAWERKLYDEVKTIESIRRDYDRKCNQLRHQFAKDVSAQIIDKTRSVVKDLHSRIRVALYSVDSISKRIEKMRDEELLPQILELIQGLIKMWRAMLECHHAQYITISLAYHAKASVSSPQGDTQKLIMSQLQDEVECFGLSFANWINSHTSYVEALNSWLQNCILQPRERNKGRRAFSPRRVLAPPIFVLCRDWSTGIKSLPSEDLSDAIKDFLYDLRHSVGHHSEELQKKDTTPESGNEELEAKDEEKNDEKSSNLNHIHSSLTRVLDRLTKFSEASLKMCEDIRQKCETARNAYLNYRPAPRSFSI is encoded by the exons ATGGGTGCAACAAGCTCAAAATCTGAGAGGAGTGAAGCACTAAGATTatgcaaagaaagaaagaaattcatAAAAGAAGCAGTTGATTCTCGATACGCATTAGCAGCTGCACACGTTTCATATGTGCAATCCCTGAAAAACATCGGCATTGcacttagaagatatgctgaagCTGAAGTGTTGATTGAGTCATCTTTATCAACTTCAGATAAAACACCATCACATTCGTCCTatccatcaccatcaccatctcATATTTGTGGTGATGATGGAAGTCCCATTTCACCGAATGTTGGTACTACTAGGTTGAGTTACATGAAGTCTACCGGAGGAACTAGTGTTGTTACTGTCAAGGTGAAGGCGAATTCAGAATCTATCAATATGtgtgttgatgatgttgttgatttCTCAACACCGTTGCCCCCACCGCCGCCACCTCCACATTCGGGGTCTTGGGATTATTTTGAGCCGGATGATAATGAGAGCTTTAGGTTCGTCACACATAGCACCGCTAAGCAACTGAACTTTGATGataatgatggtggtggtggtaataATGGGATTCAGGAACAAGAAGAGTTCTCGACATCTAAATCGGAAACTTGGAGTAATGGTCGTCGTGGGAAATCGGGATTTCAAGATTCTAGTTCAGTTATGGTTGATGGTGAGGCTAAAGATATGGGCAGTGAGCTGAAGGCAAACTGTTCTTCGGTTGGGACAATGACTGGTAAATCTACTTTGAAAGTATCTGGTTCAAAGGGAGATAAgtctttagtagtggatgaaaGAGAGGATCCTTCTGAGTTCATAACTCATAGAGCTAAAGATTTTCTTTCTAGTATAAAGGATATTGAACATCGATTCTTTAGAGCATCTGAATCCGGAAAAGAGATTTCAAGAATGCTCGAAGCTAGTAAAATTCGAGTTGGGTATTCTGAGGCCAAAG GAAAATCTTCGGTGTCCGCCTATTTGTCTTCTATGGGTTCAGTTTGCTGCAGAAGAGTGGGTGAAAACATGTCTGATG AAGCAGACCATGTAACCAAGGTGATTATCTGGAAGAGGACCGCATCCTCAAGATCATCTTCATCGAGGAATCCTCTTAATAGTAAGGATGACAATGATGATAGTGGAAGTGATTTTGTTGAAGATTTTTGCATGATAGCTGGAAGCCACTCATCCACCCTTGACAGAGTATATGCATGGGAGAGGAAACTTTATGATGAAGTGAAG ACGATCGAGTCAATCAGGAGAGATTATGATCGGAAGTGTAACCAACTTAGGCATCAATTTGCCAAAGATGTTAGCGCCCAAATAATTGACAAAACACGGTCAGTGGTCAAAGATCTCCATTCACGTATCAGGGTGGCTCTATATTCAGTTGATTCGATATCAAAGCGGATAGAGAAAATGAGGGATGAAGAGTTGTTGCCTCAAATTTTGGAACTTATACAAGG ATTGATCAAAATGTGGAGAGCGATGCTTGAATGCCATCATGCCCAGTATATAACCATTTCTCTAGCATACCATGCCAAAGCTTCAGTTTCAAGTCCCCAGGGTGACACTCAAAAGCTGATTATGAGTCAGCTGCAGGATGAAGTAGAGTGTTTTGGCTTGAGTTTCGCCAACTGGATTAACAGCCATACTTCATATGTTGAAGCTCTTAACAGCTGGCTGCAAAACTGCATCCTTCAACCACGTGAGCGAAACAAAGGCAGAAGAGCATTTTCCCCCCGACGAGTTCTGGCCCCACCAATATTTGTGCTTTGTCGCGACTGGTCCACGGGGATTAAATCTCTGCCTTCTGAAGATCTTAGTGATGCCATTAAGGACTTCTTGTATGACCTGCGACATTCAGTTGGACACCACTCTGAGGAACTGCAAAAGAAAGATACTACTCCTGAGTCGGGGAATGAGGAATTGGAGGCGAAAGATGAAGAGAAGAACGATGAGAAGTCATCAAATTTGAATCACATACACTCGAGTTTAACAAGGGTTCTGGACCGTCTGACCAAGTTCTCTGAGGCTTCTTTAAAGATGTGTGAAGATATCAGGCAGAAATGTGAAACAGCTCGAAATGCGTATCTGAACTATCGACCAGCGCCAAGATCCTTTAGTATATGA
- the LOC107850447 gene encoding acyl-coenzyme A oxidase 2, peroxisomal, with product MEFPNISSKGPQNTEETIELVNRRINQLTLHLKPVQDNIPIQHLEVLTCAGKVKPALNVSTVTLSEYMRGKHRDIQEKVFAYFNSKPELQTPIEIRMDEHRELCMKQLVGLVREGGIRPFRYLVDDPGKYFAIAEAVGSVDMSLGIKMGVQYSLWGGSVINLGTKKHRDKYFDGIDNVDYPGCFAMTELHHGSNVQGLQTVATFDPLTDEFIIDTPNDGAIKWWIGNAAVHGKVATVFAKLMLPTHDTKGVTDMGVHAFIVPIRDMKTHKTLPGVEIHDCGHKVGLNGVDNGALRFRLVRIPRDNLLNRFGDVSRDGEYTSSLPTISKRFAATLGELVGGRVGLAYSSVGVLKIAVVIATRYSLLRQQFGPPKQPEVSILDYQSQQHKLMPMLASTYAFHFTALHLVEKYSEMKKSHDEELIGDVHALSAGLKAYITSYTAKSLSTCREACGGHGYAAVNRFGSLRNDHDIFQTFEGDNTVLLQQVAGLLLKQYREKFRGGPLTVTWNYLRQSMNAYLAQPNPVTARWEGEDHLRDPNFQLDAFRYRTSRLLQSVAIRLQKHSKTLGGFGAWNRCLNHLLTLAESHIESFILEKFIEAVKNCPDESSRAALKLVCDLYALDRIWNDIGTYRNVDYVAPNKAKAIHKLAEYLSFQVKNIARELVDAFDLPDYVTRAPIGVQTPSEAYSQYTQIVGF from the exons aTGGAATTTCCAAATATCAGCTCAAAGGGTCCTCAAAACACTGAAGAAACAATCGAACTCGTGAACCGTCGAATCAATCAGCTGACTTTACACCTGAAGCCGGTTCAGGACAACATCCCGATTCAGCACTTGGAGGTGCTAACATGCGCAGGGAAAGTGAAACCGGCGCTTAACGTGAGCACGGTGACACTGTCGGAATACATGAGAGGTAAACATAGGGATATACAGGAAAAAGTATTTGCTTACTTTAATTCTAAACCGGAGTTGCAGACACCAATTGAAATAAGGATGGATGAACATAGGGAACTGTGTATGAAACAACTTGTGGGTTTGGTAAGAGAAGGTGGGATAAGGCCATTTAGGTATTTGGTTGATGATCCGGGTAAGTATTTTGCTATTGCTGAAGCTGTGGGGAGTGTTGACATGTCACTTGGCATCAAAATGGGTGTTCAGTACAG TCTATGGGGAGGTTCAGTTATCAACTTGGGAACTAAAAAGCACAGAGACAAATACTTCGATGGTATAGACAATGTGGACTACCCAGGCTGCTTTGCTATGACAGAGCTTCATCATG GTTCAAATGTTCAAGGTCTTCAGACAGTTGCCACTTTTGATCCACTCAcagatgaattcataattgacACGCCAAATGATGGGGCTATTAAATGGTGGATTGGTAATGCTGCCGTTCATGGAAAGGTTGCAACAGTTTTTGCAAAACTGATGTTACCAACTCATGATACAAAAGGTGTTACCGACATGGGTGTTCATGCATTTATTGTTCCGATAAGGGATATGAAAACCCACAAAACACTGCCAGGGGTTGAAATACATGATTGTGGCCATAAAGTTGGCTTGAATGGAGTAGATAATGGTGCATTAAGATTTCGTTTAGTAAGAATTCCACGAGATAACCTTCTTAATCGATTTGGAGATGTCTCACGGGATGGGGAATACACTAGCAGCCTGCCTACTATTAGTAAACGATTTGCTgccacacttggagaacttgttGGTGGTAGAGTTGGTCTTGCCTATTCTTCTGTGGGTGTTCTCAAGATTGCTGTTGTTATTGCAACAAGATATTCTCTTCTGCGCCAGCAATTTGGTCCTCCCAAACAACCTGAAGTTAGTATACTGGACTACCAATCTCAGCAGCACAAGCTTATGCCAATGTTGGCTTCAACCTACGCATTCCATTTTACCGCACTTCATCTGGTGGAAAAATATTCTGAAATGAAGAAATCTCATGATGAAGAACTGATAGGGGACGTACATGCACTTTCTGCAGGTCTTAAGGCCTATATCACTTCTTACACGGCAAAGTCATTGAGCACATGTAGAGAAGCTTGTGGAGGCCATGGTTATGCTGCTGTCAATAGGTTTGGAAGTTTGAGGAATGATCATGACATATTTCAAACATTTGAGGGAGACAACACTGTTCTTCTGCAGCAG GTAGCCGGTCTTCTGTTgaagcagtacagggagaaattccGAGGTGGGCCGCTCACCGTCACATGGAACTACCTAAGACAATCTATGAATGCTTACCTTGCTCAGCCTAACCCAGTAACTGCTAGATGGGAAGGTGAAGATCACTTGCGCGATCCTAACTTCCAGTTGGATGCTTTTAGG TATCGTACATCAAGATTGCTTCAAAGTGTTGCTATCCGGCTTCAGAAGCACTCCAAGACTCTTGGAGGATTTGGTGCTTGGAATAGATGTTTAAATCACCTGTTGACGCTTGCAGAGTCTCATATCGAATCGTTCATCCTTGAAAAGTTCATTGAAGCAGTTAAAAA CTGTCCTGATGAAAGCTCTCGTGCTGCCCTAAAACTCGTGTGTGATCTTTATGCCCTGGATAGAATCTGGAATGACATAGGCACGTACCGCAATGTAGACTACGTGGCCCCTAACAAAGCTAAG GCAATTCACAAGCTAGCAGAATATCTAAGTTTCCAAGTTAAGAATATTGCAAGGGAACTTGTTGATGCCTTTGATCTTCCAGATTATGTTACGCGTGCTCCAATTGGTGTGCAGACCCCATCAGAAGCTTATTCACAGTATACTCAGATTGTTGGATTCTAA
- the LOC124889661 gene encoding uncharacterized protein LOC124889661, translated as MNQYIDTEFVYVYYSYGDWKLQMLNEEFLRNVRVLVSKANDVDEYKLWYSDSVRHTSTVGILVDEDLRGQVVEVKRANDRLMSIKLVLGGSTLNDISSYVPQARLNEEEKKSFWEVLNEVVRGIPSTKKIFVGGDFNEHIGSLSGGYNDV; from the exons atgaATCAATATATAGATACAGAGTTTGTGTATGTATATTACAGTTATGGAGATTGGAAACTGCAAATGTTGAATGAAGAGTTTCTACGGAACGTTAG gGTATTAGTGTCTAAAGCAAATGATGTGGACgagtataagttgtggtactcggaTAGCGTGAGACATACGAGTacggtaggtatcttagtagatgaagatcttAGGGGACAAGTGGTAGAGGTCAAGCGGGCTAACGATAGGTTGATGTCAATTAAGTTGGTCCTTGGAGGATCTACGTTGAACGATATTAGTTCCTACGTTCCGCAAGCAAGGTTGaatgaggaggagaagaagagctTTTGGGAGGTTCTgaatgaggtggtgagaggcatTCCGAGCACTAAGAAAATTTTCGTTGGAGGGGATTTCAATGAACATATTGGGTCTTTATCGGGAGGTTATAATGATGTGTGA